In Sebastes umbrosus isolate fSebUmb1 chromosome 15, fSebUmb1.pri, whole genome shotgun sequence, the genomic window AGGACTGATCTGGACGTCGCCCGTCAGGAGTCCAACGTCTCCAAAGGTGGATTTAAAGTCTCTGAACTTCTGATTGGACAGCGCTTTGATGGGAGATGTGTAGATGGTCCTAGCAAAACACCAGATTAGAAAGAAAATCAGAATATGATTTGCACACACAGAGAATCtatcaaataaacacaaaagagtaaaaaaatgttgatactGTTAATATACTTGGGAGTCCTACTTAATATATACTTCATTCCTcactgttaaaggaacagtgtgtaacatttcaggggatctattagcagaaatggaatataatagaCATGACTATGTTTTAATTAgagtgtaatcacctgaaactaggaATCGTTGtcttttcgttagcttagaatgaacccttcatatctacatagaaaTTCTCCAAGCTCTTTATCTCACTAGTCCTTTTCAAATTATCCAGTAAAAACTTCAAACATAAACTGCCCTCTTCAACTCTTACAGTAGGTGTGTTTAGCTCACCCCATGCctgtgcacccacacacacacacagtgagggcAGAGGAAATTGATTTGTGCCAACGAATACACACCTTGTCATGTGTTTCTGCGAGAGGGCGATGGCGTATTCGGCCACCACTGTTTTGCCAGCTGATGTGTGTGCGGCTACGAACACCGAGTCGTGAGCCTCCAGCCGCAGCACACCCTGTTTCTGGAAGACGTCCAACTCAAACGGCCACtggagcagagagacagatgagTTATCACAGGACGCTCAGCAGATTTTAATGTGATGATTcatcacagagaaacacagagggCAACAAATAAATGCAGAGTGATGTTTTGAAGATTGCATATAGACAAAGAAAGATATCATATTTTTAACTGGATGATTTCTAGAAGACCAACCTTGAAAGCTGGGTTGGGGATGCGTTTGTAGAAATCATCGCAGGGTGAAGTTATGTTGACAGGGATGGCCCATTTCTTATTTTCCTCTGGGTTCACTTTTGGCTTTGATTtctcatcttttcctttctccGAAGGAGTCGAAGATGACACAACATCctgcagacagaggaggaggaccaGATTTCAATGCAGTTAGTGTTTAGCCAGAGGCAGAGTTGGAATTTAGGTTGCAACTATtacagtactactgcagtaacACTTTTATCTCATCATGCAAACATCCAACAATAAACGTTAACTGTACATATTCTGATTCATCTGATcattttaagtaaaaaatacaCTACAAATCAAACTTGTCAAACTGTAAACTGcatttttaaattttgattAATCCACACAGCTTCTAGCCAGTACTCTGTattagtttgttttcatgaactatatcttcatctctttctttttctttggtgCATTTATGACCTAATGTCACCTTTGCAGTCTCATCATGCAGTAAGTTTGAGACGACATACATTTAATGACTACAAAAAAGTCATGACTCAGTCACCAGCAATCCTCCAAGTGGCCACATCATCTCTTTTCAAAACTGTTCAATTTAACTAACATAATACTGAACTTCAATTTTTCTACATTTCTACAGTGACATCATACCGAAGGACTAATGTacagcatcgccctgaaggggtttatttcacaacaatgacccgctagctgtacattatcccgctttttacacggctacttactgaagaaatcaataattcgACACAAAAACTGTCAAACTATCTAACTAAAGATGACTGTGTGAACTGCTGCTGTGATGTGATCTCAAATAAAGgggaacaaattaaataaaagtaaaaaataaacaagtaaaaGAAGAAATGTAAATATTCCCATCTTGATAATCATGTCAGAGGAGAAACCAAACAAGCTGCCGCACCTTTACGCCCAGGTCTTCCAGGCTGTTTGTTCTGGGTAGTTTAGGAGCTTCCTCACTTCCTTtgccttcctccttctcctctgcctCAGGCTGCAATTCAGTGATGTCATCCAATGTGGACAGGAGGGACATGAGGTTGACCTCTGCCTTTGCTATCTTGGCATCTTTAGGATACaaattcaaaaaataaaaaatgtaataattctcTTTTAACCCCTgtaggatttatttttttgcatagtAAAGTATGATATCCAACCTTTGTCAGTGAAGTCCATCCCAGCTTTAAGTCCAGGTGGAACTCTGAGTaaatctacgagagaaaaatgacAAATTCAACCACAAAGAGctgaaataacaacaaaagTCTCACCATTATTTTACAACACTGCTtgtcaaaattttaaaaaatcaccgTTCTCAAAGTCTACATCCTCCTCCAGCTCAGACTTTGTCTTGATTTGGTCCAGAGTGAGCTCCTCCATTCCTCCTGTGAagatcaccatggcaacaaatatttagaaaaacaaagtgaaaacacctcACTTGAAAACTAAACATCTCAACTAAAGGGACGACATTACTGAAGGGAAAATGCTTTGAATGAATCTATCTCACCGGGGCGGAACGGGTAGTTGGTGGTGCTTCCTCGAAGGCTCTCTGACGGAGGCCCGGGCTGGCGTTGTAGTGACAGCGAGTTCTTTGCTGAGAGGCCAGTGTTCTCCAGTAACACCTAGAGATGGAATAAAGACAGAACAGACACAAGAAGTAGCTAAATTAACCTTTACTCTGTTTAAAGTAACACAACGGGAGCTTTCTCTCGTCCTGACAGGATGGATGGAAGAGAATTTCTATTACAGTTTTTTAAAACAGGATGatattatttccattatttaattattattattattattattattatattagttgtttggtctataaaatatcagaaaatagtaaaactTGCTCACCACAATTTCCTAAAGTGCAAGTTTACATATTGAAATTCCATTTTGTCATCTAACAGacagtccaaaacacaatgATATTAATTTTGctaacatgaaaaacaaaaagcagcaaataatCACATGTGAGAGGCTGGAGCAAGTTCGTACTTTTTGCTTAACAAATTACTAAAACCTAACTTGACGAAGATTAATATTCTGTCCATGGACTACTTTTTTCAGCTCTAGATGACATTattctttatatacagttaaaCTAATAACGGTACAGTGGGAGGAGAGGGCCTGTGTGTTTCTGAGCTACCTCTGTGAAGTCCAGCAGCATCCCGGTGGTTGGATCTCTGATAACAGAGAGACCGGAGTGAAGTGCAGACGGAGTGCAGTTGATTAGAGAGTCGACGTTAACTTCTCTCTGAGTCACCCTGGTGAAGACGACAACACAACAGTTATTACATCTTCTACAGATACATATAGTTGTTTCTATGAAACAAACTGAATGACTCAGATCAAACAGTAATATCTGATTTTAAACCATTCTCGTAATTTGATGAAAATCTTCACTTTATCTCCTCGGTATATAACTGagttatttgttgttttaacaccagatactgtttgttgttgttttttttttttaaatcatctgTTGTATTTGTCTTGCAACTAATAACTTTCATCTCCTCTACTTTCATAATCAAATTGATTCTATGAGGTATAGCATTACATTTTTAAGGCTAAAGTTGTGAAGATGAAAAAGTTATTTAGTAATGATCATATCTTATTCTTCTTTACGtctaattttaatatttattgtttCTGAAAAAGCGGGGAATTCAAATCATTAAAAGGGGTAAATGTATTCTATCATTTGCTATTTGCTAATGAATCTTAGAATACTGACACACGCTCCTTACATATTTGCCACTGGTTCACAAAATTATAGTTTTATCaaatgggtaaaaaaaaaaaatgacactgtaaattacagtatatgcacaTTACATTGTCTATAAAATCAAGTAACCTGCACCGTCTCTAAAGCACATAATGGTGCGTATTCTCAAAATACGATTAATTATTCAAACTGTCAAGGAATGAGATTGTTTACAGGAATACGTACTTGAGAAACTTCTGGAAGGCAAAGTCTGTGTCATGTATAGGAAGCCAGGCAGCGTCCCGTAAAAACTGTTTCTCTACTTCTGTCTCCAAGCTGAGGCTGGCGGGAGGAAGTCCATGGGGGAGCTGTGGTGGTGAGACAAGTTTAGATCAGGTATTCAGATACTGTTAGTGAGCCAGCAGATGTTAATCCATGTAACCGTTAAATCCCAGGTGTGATTCCTGTATcccaaattaattaatgtaattttCCCCCCATGATTACTGCCAACTATCTACTTAACTAAAGtctatctgttcaaaagtaTCTTATTCATCTAACTATCtgcaaaatgacacaaaaataataaaattcaaACCAAATTtgcaaacacatttatttataaccACAAAGGTATGGACACATTTTGGttactttatttgtattaataattataagaataataataataaaaagaagaagaagaagaagaattatggtaataataataataataataataataataataataagttaaatgtaactgatagtaacatttaattaaaaaaaataacaatacaaaaatgaaaaaaaaagcagtgtatgtgaatgacatcagctgacaggaagtaaacatggaccgatagtgttgcttagcaacgcaattccgttgcaattccgttgaaatgcactacaacggagcgtttaagacagagggtgaatacaggtatattcaggcagacagtatgaggaaaataaagttgtttttttaacattacagcatgtaaacatgttctagtagaaacacaaaattcaagtatgaaactgaaaatgagcatgatatgggacctttaaagtaagTGCATCAAATGAAATGTACACAGtagtcctcctgctgctgctgctgcatactCACTGTGCTCTGTGGAGGTAAAGGCTGGTCAGGTAAAGGGTGTGTGATGAGCTCAAACCTGCCAGAGCATCCCATCTCCAGCAGGGACAGCGGTAGCTCCATGGGGCCCGCGGGGGGCACATCTGCacagagaaaacaacacaaagagcATGAATggactaaacaaacaaacacaataaggcTAATAATGCAGGGAGGCTGCAGCCAGGAAGATGCACCCAATGCACGCTAATGCTAACTCTTTGATTGTCTGTATGCATTCAAGAAAGGCATAATAGACATTAAAACAGCTATTATAAATAGCTaaatataagatatatatatatataagccaTGAGGCTGCTGAATGGAGCACTGATTGACAGCTATATTagccacatcatcatcatcatcatcatcatcacataatCTACCTCAGTGAGCGGTGTTAGCAAGATGAACCACatttcaatataaatataactatGCAAGCTGACTATATACATTAAATAAACCACAACATACTTATTCtgtccatgtctctactcccaACAGTGAAAGATAAAAGTTGCCACCAACTAGTTCCTCATGTCGCACCGGAAGTTGTTAAGATTGATAAGCGGAAGTGGCTACTAAACTAAACTAGCTgcgatatataaaaaaataaaataaaataaaaaataaaccgtAAACGTATCACACGTTTTCACAAACATGTCTAAAATATATGattcattgtttaaaaaaaataaataaaaaaaaaactaaacgcGACCAGCAGCTGCTACGTCATATTGCCGCGTCGGTGTTTTTGTTGAGACACAGCACCGTGTGAGTCTGGTGAGTGAATGAATTAAAAGCTAATAACTGTTATATTAAATAGTTTTTAAGAGACTGAGCATGCTTTTTATTATTCTGGCATGCTAGTAGTTTACTTCTTATGTGGTCTGAATTGGCTAACTacatttatattctattatctTTGGTTTCTGATTAGAGACCTTGTTAGCTTGTCTGAGCAGCAGCTGTGGACTAGTTGAATGTAAATTTGTTTAtgcatgttttgtgttgctaactTACACCGttgtcccccgagccatcaaactgtacaacacctctctagggaggaaGGGGGATAAAGGAGgatggtctgcaggacagataataatgcataatgtgcactttcatagactaagctactggagttaccctgcactatattcagctttaacagtctcttctgcactttattcagctttaacagtctcttctgcactttattCACTTTTATAATaatcctgtatcacagctgttaccctgcactatactcacctttaacagtctcttctgcactatattcacttttataataatcctgtatcacagctgttaccctgcactatattcagctttaacagttttcttcatctccttgtatttttatatctggtatatttttttgtactttgcactactaacttttttactgcctttttactaacatgtttttgcactatggaactgtgatgctggaaacttcaatttccctcgggatcaataaagttactatctatctatctatctatctatctctatctatctgtatctatctatctatctatctatctctatctgtatctatctatctatctatctctatctatctatctatctatctatctatctatctatctatctctatctatctatctatctatctacctactgtatctatctatctatctatctatctatctatctatctatctatctatctatctatctactgtatctatctatctacctactgtatttatctatctatcgcAGTTTATGCAGTTGTGTGCATCGTAGCTGTTTCCATCATGGTGGCGTTTCCAAGTTCCCTgactgaagaagaggaggctcTGCAGAAGAAATATGCTAAACTCAagaaaaaggtaaataaatggaCTCTTGCTGTCACATCTACAgagtctttcaaagcacagctcaaCACCCACCTCTTTTcttggcttttgaatgtacttgaattgtgatgactaattggccttttataatgctcgttataacagtcttttactcatggattttatcttggtgtctctgtggatgtgtgagattttgttgtctgctctgttgacctgtttttattctgcctatgtctgtaaagcactttggtcagcttatgttgttttaaatgtgctatagaaataaatttgacttgacatCCCTTAATACCAGGGTAGTTTATGAAATGTGAGACTGTGGCATAGTGAATAAAGACGTGAATGTGTAACAATATCACTGCTATTGTGTTGAATCCCCAGTTTGTTGAGTGAGTAACTCAGGGGAGTACATTGAAATAagtctctttttttattcttattatttcatcacttaactctttttttctgtcttttcagaAAAAGACTCTGCTCGCCTTGAAGAAGCAGAGTTCAACTAACCAGACAAACCAGAGTGGCTTGAAACGGAGTAAGTGATTTTGACTCTATTTATAGTAATTTGTTTAATACAGCATTTGTCTTTTCTCAGCTAACTAAAATACACATTGTGTTACACATTTAtgcaaacactttattttatacAATGACACCTGTTGAGACTGTGATCTTACGTACAAATATGTCCTGTTCACAAGAACTTAAGAAAACACAGTGACGAGTGTAAACACAATAATGAAGTTAAATTATAAATGTTCTGACCATAAATACCAACAAATAGCTGGACAAAATAGACAAAATATATATGTCTTGCATGCTATTTGTATACCTGTACTCAGACTATTTGAAATATTCAGGCTTTTGGCGGCCCcatttttatttctgcaaaagCAGCATGTATTTTACTTTATACAATCTTAATATTTAAACATTGGTTATATTTTTATCCACTTTCCTTCATAACAGCTTTGTCGGACCAGCCTGTCGTCGACACTGCAACGGCGACGGAGCAAGCAAAGATGCTGATCAAGACGGGTGCCATCAGTGCCATCAAGTCAGAGAACAAGAACTCTGGCTTTAAGCGCTCTCGAATGCTGGAAATTAAACTCAAGGTGAGCTGTCATTCTTTCTATGTTGTTGTTTCGGCTGATGCTCATCGGtttctttgctttgttttgtttttttaatttgtttaaatgttGCTCTTTATCTGCCACAGGATCCAGAGAAAGGCTCGATTCCTGCTTTCTTACCATTCCAAAGGAGTGTCTCTACAGATGAAGAACAACCTGAAGtacaaaacattataaaaacatgGCTGCAAACATGAACCCTTTGTTGAGTGAATGTGTATAGGTTTCTTTCTCCAGTAGCATCAAGTCCTCAAAATTTAGAATATTATTGGGAAAATTATACTAATGTAATGCTTATGTCTTGTTGTGATGGCCGATTCCAATTGCATTGAGACACATTCAAGCTAGTGTTTTCAAAACAGAGTTAAATATCTTAAGTACAATTTCAGTCAAAGGTGACTCCTAGTGGTAGTGTTAAAAAggcacatattcacatttatacaTTTGCACATTACACGGTCTGAAAATGACTACAGAGGTTGAGGAAAAAGCTGTAATGCTctaagttgcacttgaacagaaaacaaaagataTAGCTTATTTTGATGTTGTCATATTTGTGCTTCTCCTAGTCTGGGAAAAGAGCCAACAGGAAGTCTCTGTATGAGAGGTAATGTCTCAAAAACCACGATGAATAAGCAAAACAACCTGTTGAATACACTGACACTgaggttctgtgtgtgtgtaacatcaTTTCACCCTTGTGACCCCCTGCAGCTTTGTCAGCTCAAGCGACAGATACCgggatgaggaggaaggaggcggCACGTCGTCCAACCGCGAAATCGACAGAGGAGACCGAGGAGACCGAGGAGACCGAGGAGACCGAGGAGAACGAGGAGAACGAGGAGAACGAGGAGAACGAGGAGACCGAGGAGAACGAGGAGACCGAGTAGACAGAGCAGACCGAGTAGACAGAGGAGAACgaggagacagagagcgagaCCAGGTCCGAGAGCTGGAAGGAGAGCGGGACAGggatagagacagagatagagctagagaccgagagagagacCCCGAGAGGGATAGAGACAGAGGCAGGGAAAGAGACAGGGAACGGGACcgggaaagagacagagaccgAAGCAGAGACAGGGAACGGGATCGAGATCGAGACAGGGAACGGGATCGAGATCGAGACAGGGAACgggacagagaaagagatggacCGTTCAGACGTGAGTAATCCGTCCATAGGGAAGACAGAAATGCAGATATCTCAACAAATAATACTAGTAGTTGACAAGAATGCAGTGCAGATCATAATGTGGATGTAGTGTGGTGGTGCATGCTGGGACACATAAATGATCTTCTCCCCTGTTTTCATCCTCAGGCTCAGATTCATACCCAGAGCGGAGAGGGGTACGAAAGGGGAATACGGTGTATGTTTACGGCTCTGGGCTCAGCGAGGACAACCTGCGCTCTTCTTTCTCTCAACATGGAAACATCATCGATCTCTCCATGGACAACCCACGCAAGTATGCAACCATTAAACAACTCTGTGTGCACTTAGTGTTCATCTCTACCTACTGTTATGAATGTGTTGCTGTCTTATTACACATTCTTTActgtcttcttctgcttcttttgTATTCTTTGATACAGTTGTGATTTTTCTCTTTCTAGTTGTGCATTTATTACATTTGAGAAGATGGAGTCTGCAGACGCGGCTGTAGCTGAGGTTGGTGTAGTGGGTTAGTGGGTTGGTGTAGTGGGTTATGGAGTAAACTCATTTCATGTGTATTGTAAAACGTGTGAGAGAATGCACTGAAATAGTACAGTAGTTGTAGATATTAGCACTTTTTTACTCATTTCATGTCTTATAACTTAGGTAATAATGaaatgtaataattattttagTTTACTAGAATACACCCCAAGGTTGTGTCCTGCTCATGTAGACTGTAAACCAAGCAGACAACACTCTAAACACACCTCGCTGTGTTTCACCTCACAGTTGAATGGAGCCATGGTGGGAGACGTTCACATCAAAGTCAGCATCGCCAGGAAGCAGCCCATGCTGGATGCCGCCACTGGCAAATCTGTCTGGGCTTCACTGGGTAAACACGGCGCTCTTATTGTTTGTTTAGACATTGATCaaactctctgtgtgtctgcacagTGTGGCTTAACCTTCAACAACTTCTCTCTTCCTTCACAGCTGTGCAGAACAGCACTAAAGGCTCCTACAGGGACAAGAGGAACCAAGTCGTGTACAATGAAGATTtcctgaaatgaaaaaaataatctctgtttttgtatttttggcatatagcttttcatgtttctgttttaatgacGTTAGCCAGCTGCTTAAAGTGTCTGTGTTGCAGCGTGAAATCAAAATCATCTGTTGTCTTTTGGATTAGATCGTTTTATGGTCGGTATCTGATGCTGTGTGTGGCTCATGAAGCTAGAGATGCTGTTTTGAGCTCAATAAAAAGTATCTATACATTGCTACCTTGAGTGAGATTCTATGAGCCTTCTATCAACAACACACAGTCAAAGTGGGAACTGTAATAATGTTACCGCCGGCAAAATACCATcactaattaaatccatgctctacttaATAACTGTGttggttatgtcaaagcaagcaaGTAATGCGCCTATTTGGAAATGTTTCTACCGCGAGTAACAGTGACCTGGGTGTGTTCAGGGACGGATTTAGTGATTTGCTGCCATCTAGCTTTACTTTTGACCCTCTCTAACTAGGAATGTTGGTATTGCCAGTGGTAGAGGAAGGAGGCCACTCAAAACCTTTTTTCTAAAGTAAAACTATTAAAGATTAATAGTAAAGCTATTAATACTgcacaataaaagtcctgcTCTTCATATGTTTACTTCAAGTGCAGAGTGAAAGAGCTGTATTATCAGCACAATGTACGTAAATTTACTTTTGAACATCTGTTCGAGGTGGAGCTTTCAATTCTAATATAATGCTGGATAGTTTACTGAATAATAATgcgtcatattatattttgtgagtaaaatctgaatctgcaacgtaaccagtaacattttctgtcagataaatgtagtactgcaatgttttcctctgaagtagaagtataaagttgagttgcatattttttatatgctTTGGGGGCCTTTTGTAAGTTATTAGGGTACAAAGAGTTAGAATAGTaacataattcaatatttttcatatctaaATATCATAATAAATCGGTCCTTTTAGTTGCCTACCTTGCCTATCGGTAAAGTCTGCTCCCGGTGTTTTTTCCGGTGAACCAGAGTGTGTTTCTGACCGTGAGCAGCAGTGACTTTAGTGTGTGGCAtaactatgtcatggcaggtgtgtTGCCCAGGATCCGAAGGAAGcgcagtgtcgagtgtgaagttgttagTATGAAtttgagaaagctgcaagcagcaacaccacaggccaaGCATTTGTCCGTTCTGAACAGGCTTGTTTTCAACAGACACGGCACTAGTGTGtattaacaaaaaaatgcagttaCCCAACTTTCCAGGGTAACTGTGTGAATCTGAGTGAACAATCccactttcaaaatgtatttcctgAACGTTTTTCAACAGAAGAACAAGTCGTACTAGACATTCAAGTTGtatgcaagagagagagagcacaacTACACTTCCGTCATTTTGGAATTAAAGCGACTACCGATCGTGCCGCACAAATgtgaaactaaattatttctattctattgtcatattctaccgaaattgCCTGTGTTGAATaagaaaacattataaatataataagccttttcagtccaaaatggtggcagcggctgttgtcaaaaaaagtttcttctctttgcttctatactctttgctccCACTTTCTCCCACTAAATAGTCATCATAAGTAAAACATAAGGTGGACTAATATTACACAACTGACTAGTGTTTATATGAAACTGAGAGGACACtttctaattattttatttacacacacatacatcatcTTTTCTTTGAACCGTGGCCAGTCAACATACTGAACATGTTTTACATATATTCAAGTCTAACATCACAGTTCTGAGTCAAATTAATAAAACTATTCTAGGAGACATGAGAATCAATAGGACTTTTGTCAGTGAGGACACTTTGACACGTCACAGTATGAAAATTACagttccatttagctgctttagtTTCCGGGTCCTGGTATCGTGCGTGCTGCCTCTCCGTCACAGATCACTGGGACTTTAAACACAACAGAGCtgtcgttaatgttattagtaataCCTGTGCTATGAAACAGGCCTCTTGTCTCAgtgtgagagggaggaggaccgTTCAGTAATTTCTACCCACATCCATCCCTTGGTAGGTATATTTTTATGCAAATTTGAAACATATTTCCTATGAAAGGACTcctattttcacagtcttacaTTTTAAAAGGCCTCATAGtcaaaggtacagtgtgtagcatttcggatCTATAGCAGTTTGTTTCCATGTAGTTCTGTCTGTGTACGTATGAGAGTCAACCGGAAGTTCATTCCTTCCTATGGGAACCTCCGTGATCTCGGATATGTTTGCCAAACTCCTCTTTCCTTGAGTacgttgaggaaaaaaaattaacttttgtGACAGATTACAGAAAGACTGTATGCACTGTGTGCCAAATTAGCAAATTAATAAACTGATTGATGAAATGTTCACTGGCATATTTAGCAATTTTATGAACCATTTTGTTAAAAGACGTACAGTATGAGCAACTATATGCACTCTGTTACACATCTAACATGCTGTCACTGTTAGCTAAATATGCTGTCGAACTTTTCACTTACTATAAAAAGATTAATTTGACTTGTCTAGACAATAACTCTTAGATATATAAACACTGTTTTATATCGATGTAGTAACTTCTCTCCCATATCTGCGGTGGTGTTTCTATCCACTCGTAAAGAGataaatttttatatttttatattgtatactATACAGATTTACGGACAAAAAACTGTGTAAACGAGGTGttaaaatgagcccttcacatctacatagggaacgagtcctcttcatggagtctgccatgttgccttttcatgtttctacagtagcccagaaccgacaaaccaaacattggctctagagagaaccttttgtttttttacgttTCCcttaaggccaccgtagttctccgacacgcttgtgaaactgtggtaacgtgagccgtagagtgcaaaactgtggtaccgccagtcgCCGTCTGACTTTCCTTGCtattaaagtagtgttattatggtaaggatggtcgCTGAgagaggcgaacggcgttaccacggttttgcactttgtggatcacgttaccgcagtcttggaaaggaaggagtgagcggaggggtattcagttggtttcGAACTGCAACCataccgcta contains:
- the nelfe gene encoding negative elongation factor E isoform X1; amino-acid sequence: MVAFPSSLTEEEEALQKKYAKLKKKKKTLLALKKQSSTNQTNQSGLKRTLSDQPVVDTATATEQAKMLIKTGAISAIKSENKNSGFKRSRMLEIKLKDPEKGSIPAFLPFQRSVSTDEEQPESGKRANRKSLYESFVSSSDRYRDEEEGGGTSSNREIDRGDRGDRGDRGDRGERGERGERGERGDRGERGDRVDRADRVDRGERGDRERDQVRELEGERDRDRDRDRARDRERDPERDRDRGRERDRERDRERDRDRSRDRERDRDRDRERDRDRDRERDRERDGPFRRSDSYPERRGVRKGNTVYVYGSGLSEDNLRSSFSQHGNIIDLSMDNPRNCAFITFEKMESADAAVAELNGAMVGDVHIKVSIARKQPMLDAATGKSVWASLAVQNSTKGSYRDKRNQVVYNEDFLK
- the nelfe gene encoding negative elongation factor E isoform X2 — translated: MVAFPSSLTEEEEALQKKYAKLKKKKKTLLALKKQSSTNQTNQSGLKRTLSDQPVVDTATATEQAKMLIKTGAISAIKSENKNSGFKRSRMLEIKLKDPEKGSIPAFLPFQRSVSTDEEQPESGKRANRKSLYESFVSSSDRYRDEEEGGGTSSNREIDRGDRGDRGDRGDRGERGDRVDRADRVDRGERGDRERDQVRELEGERDRDRDRDRARDRERDPERDRDRGRERDRERDRERDRDRSRDRERDRDRDRERDRDRDRERDRERDGPFRRSDSYPERRGVRKGNTVYVYGSGLSEDNLRSSFSQHGNIIDLSMDNPRNCAFITFEKMESADAAVAELNGAMVGDVHIKVSIARKQPMLDAATGKSVWASLAVQNSTKGSYRDKRNQVVYNEDFLK